One part of the Dyadobacter sp. 676 genome encodes these proteins:
- a CDS encoding class I SAM-dependent methyltransferase gives MILLSPDQHTDYQLIDSGSFEKLEKFGPYILSRPEPQAIWDKSLSEAEWDRRSNAIFKKDKNSQEKGQWITRGDMPDKWVFQYRTKDLHLRTKLALSSFKHVGVFPEQATNWDFIARTLKQMPEEKPSVLNLFAYTGIASLAAKASGADVTHVDSVKQVISWSRENMELSGLNNIRWVVEDALKFVQREVRRGNQYNGLILDPPAYGRGPDGEKWLLEESLNELLRLCAQLLKRKNFFFIINLYSLGFSALIVENLIKTHFGTDIRHEFGELFIPDSFGKKLPLGVFSRFSDQNV, from the coding sequence TTGATACTACTCTCACCAGACCAACATACCGACTACCAGTTAATCGACAGCGGTAGTTTCGAGAAACTCGAAAAATTCGGGCCGTACATTCTTTCGCGTCCCGAGCCGCAGGCAATCTGGGATAAGTCGCTCTCCGAAGCGGAGTGGGACAGGCGCTCGAACGCCATTTTTAAAAAAGATAAAAATTCCCAGGAAAAAGGGCAATGGATCACCAGGGGCGATATGCCCGACAAATGGGTTTTCCAGTACCGGACCAAAGACCTGCATTTGCGTACCAAACTCGCATTATCGTCATTCAAGCACGTGGGCGTGTTCCCCGAGCAGGCTACCAACTGGGATTTCATCGCCCGGACTTTGAAGCAAATGCCCGAGGAAAAGCCCTCGGTATTGAACCTGTTTGCCTATACGGGCATTGCCTCGTTGGCGGCAAAGGCATCGGGCGCCGATGTGACGCATGTCGATTCGGTGAAACAGGTGATCAGCTGGTCGCGGGAAAATATGGAACTAAGCGGACTGAACAATATTCGCTGGGTAGTGGAAGACGCATTGAAATTTGTGCAGCGCGAGGTACGGCGAGGCAACCAGTATAACGGACTGATCCTCGACCCTCCCGCATACGGGCGCGGGCCCGATGGCGAAAAATGGCTGCTCGAAGAGAGTTTGAATGAACTGCTAAGGCTATGTGCTCAGTTATTGAAGAGAAAGAATTTCTTTTTTATTATTAACCTGTATTCACTCGGCTTTTCGGCATTGATTGTCGAAAATCTGATCAAAACGCATTTCGGAACGGATATCAGGCACGAGTTCGGTGAATTATTCATTCCCGATTCGTTTGGCAAAAAACTTCCATTGGGCGTGTTTTCGCGTTTTTCGGACCAGAATGTTTAG
- a CDS encoding VanZ family protein: MLQSTIRLIVRHQWLIWFWSLLILVACTWPGKDLPAAPVLGFDKIVHSGLFTVWTILALIIYPEKSRLVVALGLAYGLGLEFYQQLLPFDRTFDWWDAVADAVGVGIGYLFTKLVLKN; the protein is encoded by the coding sequence ATGTTACAATCCACAATCCGGCTCATAGTTCGGCATCAATGGCTTATCTGGTTTTGGAGTTTACTGATCTTGGTTGCGTGCACATGGCCGGGCAAAGACCTGCCCGCCGCTCCCGTCTTAGGTTTCGATAAAATTGTCCACTCGGGACTCTTTACGGTATGGACGATTCTCGCGCTGATTATTTACCCCGAAAAAAGCCGCTTGGTTGTAGCGTTGGGATTAGCTTATGGGCTGGGACTGGAATTTTACCAACAGCTCCTGCCATTCGACCGCACTTTTGACTGGTGGGATGCCGTAGCAGATGCTGTTGGTGTGGGAATTGGTTATCTCTTTACAAAGCTGGTGCTGAAAAACTAG
- a CDS encoding SDR family oxidoreductase, with amino-acid sequence MIELKFKDQVVIVTGSSSGIGKACALHFGSNGAHVVVNYSSNEEAGREVVEEIRSNGGSAILVRADVSEEEDVKALFAEAVNQFGRVDVLVSNAGLQQDAPFLEMTLAQWQKVIDINLTGQFLACREAAKQFIAQDQSVNRNAHSELAIGKIVLMSSVHDVIPWAGHVNYAASKGGVMMFMKSISQELAPYKIRVNSVSPGAIKTPINKEVWSDPDKYKSLLQLIPYKRIGTAQDVAKAVAWLASDDSDYVNGETLYIDGGMTLYPEFADNG; translated from the coding sequence ATGATCGAACTGAAATTCAAAGATCAGGTCGTCATCGTGACAGGATCCAGCTCGGGGATCGGTAAAGCCTGTGCTCTTCATTTCGGGAGTAATGGCGCACATGTGGTGGTGAATTACAGCTCCAACGAGGAAGCGGGCCGTGAAGTAGTCGAAGAAATCCGGTCCAATGGCGGAAGTGCCATTCTCGTCAGGGCTGACGTGAGTGAGGAAGAAGATGTAAAAGCATTATTCGCCGAAGCTGTGAATCAGTTCGGGCGCGTGGATGTGCTTGTAAGCAACGCGGGTCTGCAACAGGACGCGCCTTTCCTTGAAATGACGCTTGCCCAATGGCAGAAAGTCATCGACATCAACCTTACCGGCCAATTTCTGGCTTGCCGCGAGGCGGCAAAGCAGTTCATCGCTCAGGACCAATCAGTTAATCGCAATGCGCACAGTGAATTGGCGATCGGGAAAATCGTGCTGATGAGCTCCGTCCACGACGTTATCCCTTGGGCGGGACATGTTAACTACGCAGCTTCTAAGGGCGGCGTGATGATGTTCATGAAGTCTATATCCCAGGAACTTGCACCTTACAAAATTCGGGTGAATTCCGTAAGTCCCGGGGCGATCAAAACCCCGATTAATAAGGAAGTATGGTCTGACCCGGACAAATACAAAAGCTTGTTGCAGCTGATTCCATACAAACGCATCGGCACGGCGCAGGATGTCGCCAAGGCCGTCGCCTGGCTCGCATCGGACGATTCGGATTATGTTAATGGTGAAACACTATACATCGACGGTGGAATGACGCTCTATCCGGAGTTTGCGGATAACGGATAA
- the infC gene encoding translation initiation factor IF-3, producing the protein MALRPPSGRLRVPEEPYKINERITAKEVRLVGENIEPGIVDINAARAIAKAQGLDLVEIAPTAVPPVCKVVDYSKFKYEQKKKQKEIKAKAQKVVIKEIRFGPNTDDHDFDFKLKHAINFLKEGSKVKAYVHFVGRTIVFKERGVNLLNKFSEALADYGKLEMEPKLEGKRMTIILTPTAKK; encoded by the coding sequence ATGGCATTAAGACCCCCTAGTGGACGGTTAAGAGTTCCCGAAGAACCTTATAAAATAAACGAACGAATTACAGCAAAAGAAGTACGGTTGGTGGGCGAAAACATCGAACCGGGTATAGTAGATATCAATGCCGCCCGAGCGATTGCGAAGGCACAAGGGCTTGACCTCGTGGAGATTGCGCCCACGGCGGTCCCGCCGGTCTGCAAAGTAGTGGACTACTCGAAGTTCAAATACGAGCAGAAGAAAAAACAAAAGGAAATCAAGGCAAAGGCCCAGAAGGTGGTGATCAAGGAGATCCGTTTCGGCCCGAACACGGACGACCACGACTTCGATTTTAAATTGAAGCACGCGATCAACTTCCTCAAAGAAGGTTCGAAAGTGAAAGCATATGTGCATTTCGTGGGACGTACAATCGTCTTCAAAGAGCGCGGTGTGAACCTTCTGAACAAATTCTCCGAAGCATTGGCCGACTATGGCAAGCTGGAAATGGAGCCGAAGCTGGAAGGAAAACGGATGACGATCATCCTCACTCCTACCGCCAAAAAGTAG
- the menB gene encoding 1,4-dihydroxy-2-naphthoyl-CoA synthase, whose product MSNTVQWETIKEYEEILFTLHEGIAKISINRPHKHNAFTPLTVSEMIDAMHICREDPRIDVIILTGEGGKAFCSGGDQSVRGHGGYVGDDHVPRLNVLDLQKMIRSIPKAVIAMVAGWAIGGGHVLHVICDITIAAENARFGQTGPKVGSFDGGFGASYLARVVGQKKAREIWFLCDQYDAQDALQMGLVNKVVPLEDLETVTLEWARKIQEKSPLAIRMLKSAFNAELDGQAGIQELAGNATLLYYLSEEAREGQRSFLEKRKPDFSKFPKFP is encoded by the coding sequence ATGTCCAATACAGTGCAATGGGAAACCATTAAGGAATACGAAGAAATTCTCTTTACACTTCACGAAGGAATCGCGAAAATCAGCATCAACCGCCCGCACAAGCATAATGCGTTCACCCCGCTTACGGTAAGCGAGATGATCGACGCGATGCATATCTGCCGGGAAGATCCGCGGATCGATGTGATCATTTTAACGGGCGAAGGAGGCAAGGCGTTTTGCTCCGGCGGCGACCAGTCGGTCCGTGGCCACGGCGGCTATGTGGGCGACGACCACGTGCCACGATTGAATGTGCTCGATCTGCAGAAAATGATCCGCTCGATCCCCAAAGCGGTAATCGCGATGGTAGCGGGCTGGGCCATCGGCGGCGGCCATGTTCTGCACGTGATCTGCGACATTACCATCGCCGCCGAAAACGCACGTTTCGGCCAGACAGGCCCGAAAGTCGGCAGCTTCGACGGCGGTTTCGGCGCTTCCTACCTCGCCCGTGTGGTAGGCCAGAAGAAGGCGCGCGAAATCTGGTTCCTTTGCGACCAGTACGATGCGCAGGATGCATTGCAAATGGGGCTGGTGAACAAGGTCGTGCCTTTGGAAGACCTCGAAACCGTTACGTTGGAATGGGCAAGAAAAATCCAGGAAAAAAGCCCGCTCGCGATCCGTATGCTCAAAAGCGCGTTCAACGCGGAGCTCGACGGCCAGGCAGGCATCCAGGAGCTCGCCGGCAATGCAACGCTCCTTTATTACCTCAGCGAAGAAGCCAGGGAAGGCCAGCGCTCGTTTTTGGAAAAACGCAAACCGGATTTCAGCAAATTCCCGAAATTCCCTTGA
- the dnaK gene encoding molecular chaperone DnaK → MGKIIGIDLGTTNSCVAVMEGNEPVVIANSEGARTTPSVVAFMDNGERKIGAPAKRQAITNPKHTISSIKRFMGKKYDDTTSEMKTVAYSVEKGPNNTPRIPIGDRLYTPQEVSAFILQKMRQTAEDYLGQEVTEAVITVPAYFNDAERQATKEAGQIAGLDVKRIINEPTAAALAYGLDKQHKDMKIAVFDLGGGTFDVSILELGDGVFEVKSTDGDTHLGGDDFDQVIINWLAEEFQKDEGVDLKKDPMALQRLKEAAEKAKVELSSSTQTEINLPYIFPVDGIPKHLVRTLTRSKFEQLSDSLFQRMMEPCKRAMKNAGYSNSDIDEVILVGGSTRIPRVQEEVEKFFGKKPSKNVNPDEAVAVGAAIQGGVLTGEVKDVLLLDVIPLSLGIETLGGVFTKLIEANTTIPSKKTEVFSTAADNQPSVEIHVLQGERPMANQNRTLGRFHLSDIPPAQRGVPQIEVTFDVDANGILHVSAKDKGTGKEQKIRIEASSGLTDAEINRMREEAKANEAADKAEREKIEKINAADSLIFSTEKQLKEYGDKLSAGNKSNIEGALAELKTAHQSQDLGGIDTAMEKLNAAWQASAQEMYAQGGEPAGGAQPGAGGPNGNPGAGNNGSTDDVTDVNFEEVK, encoded by the coding sequence ATGGGAAAAATTATTGGCATAGACTTAGGAACAACGAACTCCTGCGTGGCTGTCATGGAGGGTAACGAGCCGGTTGTAATAGCCAACAGCGAAGGTGCCCGCACTACTCCTTCTGTGGTTGCATTCATGGATAACGGTGAACGCAAAATCGGAGCACCGGCCAAACGTCAGGCGATTACGAATCCCAAGCATACTATTAGCTCCATCAAGAGATTCATGGGTAAAAAATACGACGACACAACGTCTGAAATGAAGACCGTTGCGTACAGCGTAGAAAAAGGCCCTAACAATACCCCACGCATTCCGATCGGTGACCGCCTTTACACACCACAGGAAGTTTCCGCTTTCATTCTTCAAAAAATGAGGCAAACCGCGGAAGATTACCTGGGCCAGGAAGTTACCGAAGCGGTGATCACCGTTCCCGCATACTTTAACGACGCGGAACGCCAGGCTACAAAAGAAGCCGGCCAGATCGCCGGTCTGGATGTAAAACGTATCATCAACGAGCCTACTGCTGCTGCCCTGGCTTACGGTCTGGACAAACAGCACAAGGATATGAAAATTGCCGTGTTCGACTTGGGCGGCGGTACTTTCGACGTATCCATTCTTGAACTGGGTGACGGCGTATTCGAAGTAAAATCTACCGACGGTGATACCCACCTGGGTGGTGACGACTTCGACCAGGTAATCATCAACTGGCTGGCGGAGGAATTCCAGAAAGACGAAGGCGTCGATCTAAAAAAAGACCCGATGGCGTTGCAGCGTCTGAAAGAAGCTGCCGAAAAGGCAAAAGTCGAATTGTCGAGCTCTACTCAGACTGAAATCAACCTGCCATACATCTTCCCGGTAGACGGTATTCCAAAACACCTCGTGCGCACGCTGACCCGTTCGAAGTTCGAGCAGCTCTCCGACTCGCTGTTCCAACGCATGATGGAGCCTTGCAAGAGGGCAATGAAAAACGCCGGTTACTCAAACAGCGATATCGATGAGGTAATCCTCGTAGGGGGTTCTACCCGTATCCCTCGCGTACAAGAGGAAGTTGAGAAGTTCTTTGGCAAAAAACCATCGAAGAACGTTAACCCCGACGAAGCTGTGGCCGTAGGTGCTGCAATTCAGGGTGGTGTACTCACCGGTGAGGTAAAAGACGTACTTCTTCTGGACGTTATCCCTCTGTCGCTGGGTATCGAGACTTTGGGGGGTGTGTTCACCAAGCTCATCGAAGCGAACACTACAATCCCGTCGAAGAAAACCGAAGTGTTCTCGACTGCCGCCGACAACCAGCCTTCCGTGGAAATCCACGTGTTGCAAGGCGAGCGCCCGATGGCTAACCAGAACCGTACGCTGGGACGTTTCCACTTGTCGGATATCCCGCCTGCACAGCGCGGTGTGCCTCAGATCGAAGTAACATTCGACGTCGATGCGAACGGTATCCTGCACGTTTCCGCGAAGGACAAAGGAACCGGTAAAGAGCAAAAAATCCGGATCGAAGCTTCCAGCGGTCTGACCGACGCAGAAATCAACAGAATGCGCGAAGAAGCCAAAGCGAACGAGGCTGCCGATAAAGCGGAACGTGAAAAAATCGAAAAAATCAATGCTGCCGACAGCCTGATCTTCTCGACCGAGAAACAGTTGAAAGAATATGGCGACAAACTTTCGGCCGGCAACAAGTCGAATATCGAAGGAGCGTTGGCAGAATTGAAAACTGCCCACCAGTCGCAAGACCTTGGAGGTATCGACACTGCTATGGAGAAACTGAATGCGGCATGGCAGGCTTCGGCACAGGAAATGTACGCACAAGGCGGTGAACCAGCCGGAGGCGCCCAGCCCGGTGCAGGCGGCCCTAACGGAAACCCGGGTGCCGGCAACAACGGTTCGACTGACGACGTGACGGACGTTAATTTCGAAGAAGTAAAATAA
- a CDS encoding phosphocholine-specific phospholipase C has product MDSRREFIRKATMLTGAAGLFSTLPASIQKALAINPPKGTTWKDAEHVVILMQENRSFDHSYGTLRGVRGFNDPRAITLPNNNPVWLQTNAFGETYAPFRLNIKESKATWMGSLPHSWPNQVDARNEGKYDKWLIAKQPGNKDYAKMPLTLGYYNREDIPFYYAMADAFTVCDQNFCSSLTGTTPNRLYLWTGTVRENPDPDKNYANIRNENVTADREASWTTFPERLEDNGISWRIYQNELSINTGFTGEEDAWLANFTDNPIEWFTQYNIRYHTGYQRYLKERQQMLPREIEQAQAKLKTLSGKEADDLEKVLKEKRALLKLANEELIRWSPEKFEKLSQREKNLHNKAFTVNRNDPDYRKITTVKYHDGDIEHEAKAPMGDVLYQFRSDVKTGSLPTVSWLVAPENFSDHPGAPWYGAWYVSEVLDILTTNPEVWKKTIFILCYDENDGYFDHVPPYVVPDPYKEDTGAVSAGIDCKTEFVTLEQDMTKKKKEECRESPIGLGYRVPLIIASPWNRGGNVCSEVFDHTSILQFLEKFVSLKSGKQVKETNISEWRRTICGDLTSTFTPYDGKEIKLPTFVEREEFMESIFNAKFKKLPNGYKALSKAEIEEVNKKPLASPILPNQEKGTRPACAIPYELYADGAFNSAKNAFEIKLEARNGIFRDKSAGSPFIVYALGKYKNEQVKVWNYAVKAGDALTGSWNIPDFQNQHYHLRVYGPNGFFREYSGDKEHAFVKVECAYQLDRSKKPTGHIELKISNLHPAEKCSVTITDNAYGAAIQSITLEKASAGTKSRKIIVLNLAKNFNWYDFTVAMEGTENAFSRFAGHVETGAPSQSDPYMGQMLS; this is encoded by the coding sequence ATGGATTCGAGAAGAGAATTTATCCGGAAAGCCACCATGCTCACCGGAGCAGCCGGATTGTTCAGCACCCTGCCCGCTTCAATTCAGAAAGCATTAGCAATAAACCCTCCCAAAGGCACAACCTGGAAGGACGCCGAACATGTGGTTATACTCATGCAGGAAAACCGCTCATTCGACCATTCCTACGGAACGCTCCGCGGCGTCCGCGGTTTCAACGACCCCAGGGCCATTACGCTTCCGAATAACAACCCGGTTTGGCTGCAAACCAATGCATTCGGAGAAACTTACGCACCTTTTCGCCTGAATATCAAGGAGTCCAAGGCAACCTGGATGGGCTCGCTCCCGCATTCCTGGCCAAACCAGGTGGACGCCCGTAATGAAGGCAAATATGATAAATGGCTCATCGCCAAGCAACCCGGCAATAAGGATTATGCCAAAATGCCTTTAACGCTGGGTTATTATAATCGCGAGGACATTCCCTTTTATTATGCGATGGCGGACGCGTTTACGGTTTGCGATCAGAATTTCTGTTCGTCGCTCACAGGTACTACCCCGAACCGTCTTTACCTCTGGACCGGCACCGTCCGCGAAAACCCGGACCCCGACAAAAACTACGCCAATATCCGCAATGAAAACGTAACCGCCGACCGGGAAGCATCGTGGACGACCTTTCCGGAGCGGCTCGAAGACAATGGCATTTCGTGGCGGATTTATCAGAACGAGCTCAGTATCAATACCGGTTTTACAGGTGAAGAAGATGCATGGCTGGCCAATTTTACGGATAACCCGATCGAATGGTTTACCCAATACAATATCCGCTACCACACCGGCTATCAGCGCTATTTGAAAGAACGCCAGCAGATGCTACCACGGGAGATCGAACAAGCGCAGGCAAAATTGAAAACGTTGTCGGGCAAGGAAGCCGACGATCTTGAAAAAGTACTGAAAGAAAAACGTGCGTTACTGAAACTGGCGAATGAGGAATTGATCCGGTGGAGCCCCGAAAAGTTCGAAAAGTTGTCGCAGCGGGAGAAAAATCTTCACAATAAAGCATTCACGGTCAACAGGAACGATCCCGATTACCGTAAAATCACAACCGTAAAATATCACGACGGCGACATCGAGCACGAAGCAAAGGCCCCTATGGGGGACGTGCTGTACCAGTTCCGTTCGGACGTTAAAACCGGTTCACTGCCGACGGTGTCCTGGCTGGTAGCTCCCGAAAACTTCTCCGATCACCCGGGCGCTCCCTGGTATGGTGCGTGGTATGTTTCAGAGGTTTTAGATATTCTGACTACCAATCCGGAGGTTTGGAAAAAGACGATTTTCATTCTTTGCTACGATGAAAACGACGGCTATTTCGACCACGTGCCGCCGTATGTTGTTCCTGATCCTTACAAAGAAGACACCGGCGCCGTTTCTGCGGGCATCGACTGCAAAACGGAATTTGTCACTCTGGAACAGGATATGACGAAAAAGAAAAAGGAGGAATGCCGCGAGAGCCCTATCGGGCTGGGTTACCGCGTGCCGCTAATCATCGCCTCGCCCTGGAACCGCGGCGGCAATGTGTGCTCGGAAGTATTCGACCACACTTCCATTTTGCAGTTCCTCGAAAAGTTTGTGAGCCTCAAATCAGGTAAACAAGTGAAGGAAACAAATATCAGCGAATGGCGGCGCACTATTTGCGGTGATTTGACTTCGACGTTCACGCCCTACGACGGTAAGGAAATAAAGCTCCCGACATTCGTGGAGCGGGAAGAGTTTATGGAAAGCATTTTCAATGCGAAATTCAAAAAGCTTCCGAACGGTTACAAGGCATTATCAAAAGCTGAAATTGAAGAAGTAAACAAAAAACCCCTCGCCTCTCCTATCCTACCCAATCAGGAAAAAGGTACGCGGCCTGCCTGCGCGATCCCGTATGAATTATATGCCGACGGCGCATTCAACTCTGCCAAAAATGCATTTGAAATTAAGCTGGAAGCCAGAAATGGCATATTTCGCGACAAATCTGCCGGTTCGCCGTTTATTGTGTACGCCCTGGGAAAATACAAAAACGAGCAAGTCAAGGTCTGGAACTACGCCGTGAAAGCCGGAGATGCCCTGACCGGCTCCTGGAATATCCCCGATTTCCAAAATCAACATTATCATTTAAGGGTGTATGGTCCCAACGGCTTCTTTCGGGAATATAGTGGCGATAAGGAACACGCGTTTGTGAAAGTCGAGTGCGCCTACCAGTTGGACAGAAGTAAAAAACCGACAGGGCACATCGAATTGAAAATCAGCAATCTGCATCCTGCGGAAAAGTGCAGCGTGACGATCACCGACAACGCCTACGGGGCTGCCATTCAAAGCATTACACTGGAAAAAGCATCCGCGGGGACGAAATCCCGCAAAATCATTGTGCTTAATCTAGCAAAGAACTTCAACTGGTACGATTTCACCGTCGCAATGGAAGGTACCGAAAACGCCTTCTCGCGCTTTGCAGGTCATGTCGAAACCGGTGCACCAAGCCAGAGCGACCCGTATATGGGACAAATGCTGAGTTGA
- a CDS encoding EVE domain-containing protein, with protein sequence MNHWLVKSEPFKYSWDHLVTEGEGMWDGVRNYAARNNLMAMKVGDPVLFYHSNEGKEVVGLAKVSREHYPDPTTDEPGWVVVNLVPVEKFPNTVTLAQIKKDELLKQMDLVRLSRLSVVPVKREEFDHIVALAHDKK encoded by the coding sequence ATGAACCATTGGCTTGTAAAATCAGAACCATTTAAATACTCCTGGGACCACCTTGTCACCGAGGGTGAAGGCATGTGGGACGGCGTCCGCAATTATGCGGCCCGTAATAACCTGATGGCGATGAAAGTGGGTGACCCGGTGCTTTTTTACCACAGCAATGAGGGTAAGGAAGTCGTAGGGCTTGCGAAGGTTTCAAGAGAACATTACCCCGACCCTACCACCGACGAGCCCGGGTGGGTGGTGGTGAACCTGGTTCCCGTTGAGAAGTTCCCCAACACCGTTACGCTGGCGCAGATCAAGAAGGACGAACTGTTGAAACAAATGGATCTGGTCCGTTTGTCGAGATTGTCGGTCGTGCCGGTAAAACGCGAAGAATTCGACCATATCGTTGCTTTGGCGCATGACAAAAAATAA
- the rplT gene encoding 50S ribosomal protein L20, translating into MPRSVNHVASRARRKKVLKLAKGYFGRRKNVWTVAKNAVERGLAYAYEGRKQKKRNFRALWIQRINAGTRQHGLSYSAFIGKLNAKGIELNRKVLADLAMNHPDAFKAIVDQVK; encoded by the coding sequence ATGCCACGTTCAGTAAATCACGTAGCGTCACGTGCAAGACGTAAAAAAGTTTTAAAACTCGCGAAAGGCTATTTCGGCCGTCGCAAAAATGTATGGACCGTTGCCAAGAACGCCGTGGAGCGCGGTTTGGCTTACGCATACGAAGGCCGTAAACAGAAGAAACGTAATTTCCGCGCCTTGTGGATCCAGCGTATCAACGCAGGAACCCGCCAGCACGGATTGTCTTATTCTGCTTTCATCGGCAAACTTAATGCAAAAGGCATCGAGCTGAACAGGAAAGTTCTGGCGGATCTCGCGATGAACCATCCTGACGCATTCAAAGCGATCGTTGATCAGGTAAAATAA
- a CDS encoding tetratricopeptide repeat protein produces the protein MKSDNLKYLSFAFLIALGGLGQACQSDARTSTRIPPVIKKSKEQWQKDALLSLTDLINRGIDSDVNYFKRARIYFEREQYSEALDDINESIYEQDNVSEYFLLRGKINRELGKIDNALEDAQRAEALQQSSPELYVLLADILQAKNRFGEAAGYLNQALRMAPYDGSAYYVKGTLQARQGDSLASLSSLNYAMNVNPRLLRAYEQSTLINLKLKNTTEALAINERALKRFPERASLFFERGEILNALAQPDTALIFYQKAVAIQPDYEEALNGLATVAMQLRAFSQAIPALKTLLRKKPQSKEINNMLGYAYEKSGELDIAKTYYTTALTIAPGDQDARYGMYRIRKIESEGLYPSYYPEENTNAGYKLLDTSRIKINIIQPRGATNIRVDSSRKAKIE, from the coding sequence ATGAAGTCTGACAACCTGAAATATCTATCATTTGCATTCCTCATTGCGTTGGGAGGTCTCGGGCAGGCCTGCCAGAGCGACGCGCGCACGTCCACGCGCATACCACCCGTAATCAAAAAGAGTAAAGAACAGTGGCAGAAAGATGCATTGCTTTCACTGACAGACCTGATCAACCGCGGGATCGATTCGGACGTCAATTATTTCAAAAGAGCCCGCATTTACTTTGAGCGCGAGCAATACTCCGAGGCGCTGGACGATATCAATGAGTCGATCTATGAGCAGGATAATGTGAGCGAATATTTTCTGTTGCGCGGAAAAATCAACCGGGAGCTCGGCAAGATCGACAATGCGCTGGAAGACGCGCAGCGCGCCGAGGCATTACAGCAAAGCAGTCCCGAGCTATACGTGTTGCTTGCCGATATTCTGCAAGCCAAAAACCGTTTCGGCGAAGCGGCCGGATACCTGAACCAGGCATTGAGAATGGCCCCGTACGACGGTTCCGCGTATTATGTAAAAGGAACGTTACAAGCCAGGCAAGGCGATTCGCTGGCCAGTTTGTCGAGCCTCAACTATGCGATGAACGTCAATCCGAGGCTTCTCAGGGCTTACGAACAGAGCACGTTAATCAATTTAAAACTCAAAAACACCACCGAGGCGCTTGCCATTAACGAAAGGGCATTAAAACGCTTTCCCGAACGTGCGAGCCTGTTTTTTGAAAGAGGCGAAATCCTGAATGCATTGGCACAGCCGGACACGGCACTGATCTTTTATCAAAAGGCGGTGGCTATCCAGCCGGACTACGAAGAAGCATTGAACGGGCTGGCAACGGTGGCAATGCAGCTCCGCGCATTTTCGCAGGCGATACCGGCCTTGAAAACGCTTTTGAGAAAGAAACCGCAGTCCAAGGAAATCAACAATATGCTCGGATATGCCTACGAAAAAAGCGGCGAACTTGATATTGCGAAGACCTACTACACCACCGCATTGACCATAGCGCCCGGCGACCAGGATGCGCGTTACGGCATGTACCGCATCCGGAAAATCGAGTCGGAAGGACTTTACCCCTCCTACTATCCTGAGGAAAATACCAATGCCGGGTACAAATTACTGGATACTTCGCGGATTAAAATTAATATTATCCAACCCCGCGGTGCGACAAATATCCGCGTGGACTCATCGCGCAAAGCTAAAATTGAATAG
- the rpmI gene encoding 50S ribosomal protein L35, whose translation MPKMKTNSGAKKRFALTGTGKIKRKHAFHSHILTKKSNKRKRGLVKTGLIDESNEKQVLAMLRK comes from the coding sequence ATGCCTAAAATGAAAACCAACTCCGGGGCTAAAAAGCGTTTCGCGCTGACTGGCACCGGAAAAATCAAACGTAAGCACGCTTTCCACAGCCACATCCTGACCAAGAAATCAAACAAGCGCAAGCGTGGTTTGGTAAAGACTGGTCTGATCGATGAGTCTAACGAGAAGCAAGTATTGGCGATGCTTCGGAAATAA